The proteins below are encoded in one region of Paenacidovorax monticola:
- a CDS encoding sn-glycerol-3-phosphate import ATP-binding protein UgpC: protein MAAISLQNVIKRYGKGPKANQVIHGVNADIRDGEFIVIVGPSGCGKSTLLRMVAGLEEISGGTISIGPRVVNDLEPAERDIAMVFQNYALYPHMSVFDNMAYGLKIAKVPKDEIKARVDKAAKILELGHLLERKPRELSGGQRQRVAMGRAIVRQPQVFLFDEPLSNLDAKLRAQTRIEIQKLHRELGITSLFVTHDQVEAMTLAQRMIVMNGGNMEQFGTPEEVYHTPASTFVASFIGSPPMNLLKSAPGGKAGAILGIRPEHLDIGQGDGWEVRVETVELLGAERLIYGRLNGEQIIVRVEEGTHAPATDEVIRVTPRTERLHWFHAETGKRI from the coding sequence ATGGCTGCCATCTCTCTCCAAAACGTCATCAAGCGCTACGGCAAGGGCCCCAAGGCCAATCAGGTCATCCATGGCGTGAACGCCGACATCCGCGACGGCGAATTCATCGTGATCGTCGGTCCCTCGGGCTGCGGCAAATCGACGCTGCTGCGCATGGTGGCCGGCCTCGAGGAAATCTCGGGCGGCACGATCTCGATCGGCCCGCGCGTGGTCAACGACCTCGAGCCCGCCGAGCGCGACATCGCCATGGTGTTCCAGAACTACGCGCTGTACCCGCACATGAGCGTGTTCGACAACATGGCCTACGGCCTCAAGATCGCCAAGGTCCCGAAGGACGAGATCAAGGCGCGCGTGGACAAGGCCGCCAAGATCCTCGAACTCGGCCACCTGCTGGAGCGCAAGCCGCGCGAACTCTCGGGCGGCCAGCGCCAGCGCGTGGCCATGGGCCGCGCCATCGTGCGCCAGCCGCAGGTGTTCCTGTTCGACGAGCCGCTCTCGAACCTCGACGCCAAGCTGCGCGCCCAGACCCGCATCGAGATCCAGAAGCTGCACCGCGAGCTGGGCATCACCAGCCTGTTCGTTACGCACGACCAGGTCGAGGCCATGACGCTGGCGCAGCGCATGATCGTGATGAACGGCGGCAACATGGAGCAGTTCGGCACGCCCGAGGAGGTCTACCACACGCCCGCTTCCACCTTCGTCGCGAGCTTCATCGGCTCTCCGCCCATGAATCTGCTCAAGAGCGCGCCCGGCGGCAAGGCCGGCGCCATCCTGGGCATCCGCCCCGAGCACCTGGACATCGGCCAGGGCGACGGCTGGGAGGTGCGCGTGGAGACCGTGGAACTGCTGGGCGCCGAACGCCTGATCTACGGCCGCCTGAACGGCGAGCAGATCATCGTGCGCGTGGAGGAAGGCACGCACGCGCCGGCCACCGACGAGGTGATCCGCGTGACGCCGCGCACCGAGCGGCTGCACTGGTTCCACGCCGAGACCGGCAAGCGCATCTGA